tgcatgtcagaagagggcaccagatctcatgatagatgattgtgagccaccatgtggttgttgggaattgaacccaggacctttggaagaacctccagtgttcttaacctctgagccatctctccagcccagctaaCTTTTTCTATAAAAGACTAGGTAATGAATTATTTCAGGCCATACAATCATTGATGTAGCTCTGCTCTTTTGGGATGAAAGCAGCCATAATTTGTTTccataaaatttaatttacagTCAGTGGGCTGGGCTTAATTCTTGGCATGTAGTTTACTTACCTCTCTGTTCCATTGGGATATTCAGGGTTTATTTTGTGAAgggttattttcttctttgttttcttttccttttatttgtttgtttgtatctttttagacaaggtctgactatgtagcccaggctgacctggaactctccatctttttgcctcagcctcctcagatCTGGGATTGTAAGCACTCATCACCATGCCCTGTTGGAGGGTTGTTTTCATGTTGAGATGTCTGCAAGGAGATGGGCCAAAAGTGGAGACTAGGCATCTGCTACCTGCTGGTAAGTAGAGTGAGACATAAAGTGCTGCCATCAAACTCAGTCACAAAGCTGCCTCTAGACTAGCTGATGTGTGCACAGTCATGCAAACAAGAAAGAGAAGTCATTATTAAGGGTGCTCTCAACAGATGCTGCAGCTCAGGCCTGTGATCCCGGGCACCTGGGGAGCTGAGCAAGTGCATTGCTAGGCtcctgacagccagggctaaagagtgagatcctatctcagagAATAACCTCAGAAAAGCTGAGTATAGtgactcacacttgtaatcccagaatgaagcaagaggattggattgctgtgagttcaagactagcctgggctacagtgaggccctgtctcaaaaagaaaaagaaccatcaTCATATATCATATTTAAGAATCCCATGACCCAAAACAAGTGgagagtgaattttttttttttttttcgagacaggatttctctgtgtagctttgcgcctttcctggaactcactttggagacgaggctggcttcaaactcacagagatccacctgcctctgtctcccgagtgctgggattaaaggcgtgcgccaccaccacccagccaagaaTGAATTTCTTAAGGGTCTGTCTGGTTCTGGCTTCAGCTTTTCCTCCCTTGCCTAGTTACCTTACCCTCTGTGTGCCCTAGCAGctgtagacaaggctgggcaTGTCTGCCTTTTCAGGAACTGGCCACTAAAGGTACAAGTGTAAGGAGGAGGAGCTTGGCCCAGCTGGTACTTTCGCTGAAGGTTAAAGgttaggccaggtgtggtagcgaatgcctttagtcccagcactcaggaggcagaggcaggtggatctcagagttcctggccagcctgagctacagagtgaatttcaggatacCCAGGGCtaatacagagagaccctgtctcaaaaaaactaaaaaataaataataaaggttaAAGGTCAGCAACTGGAGGCCTCTGGACTGGAAGCAAAGGCATTGGCTGCATCCCTCTGCTTCCCTGGTGTGTGGCTGGgatagagttttgttttcttggccgTGCTAGGGACACAGTCCAGCCTTCTAGAGAGGTTGCCGCTCAGCCGCATCTCAGACCCCTCACGAGGTGCAGTCAGGCAAGTGCTGTGGCTGAACTGTAGAGCCATGCTCCCCGCccttgagagtgtgtgtgtgtggggggggggggtgtctggtGGAGCCCGGGGTGGCCTCCTGCTCTCacacctgcctcccttcctcccccctttctcccttcctccctccctccttccccggGTATATGTAGGCCTGCACGGCTCGACTGTCTGGGACACAGTTTTCAGTCTCTAATGTCATCTGTCCCTGGTGCAGAACTGAAGACTGAGTGGCCTTGGGAAGAAAGGCAGTGACTTCAGTGCTctgttgttggctgtttttaTACTCTTCACTCTTCgatctttgggggcccaccacccagctcccaaataatacacggaggcttattcttacttgtgaatgctcagccttagcttggcttgtttctagccagcttttcttaaattatcccatctaccctctgggcttttgcctttgTCTATTTCTGCATACCTTCCTTTATGTCTTAGACTGTGGCTTCCTGAGTAGctatgtggctggcccctggagtcctcctcctctccttctcttgctccccaatcttttctctttctcagatttctcctatttattctctctgcctgccagccccacttatctGTGGCCATTTATTAGACcatcttcagctctttattagaccatcaggtgttttagacaggcacagtaacacagcttgagagtttaaacaaatgcagcataaagaaTACAGCACAtctttcatcattaaacaaatgttccacagtataaacaaatgtaacatctttttttcgagacaggctttctccgtgtagttttggtgcctttcctggatctccctctgtagaccaggctggcctcgaacttagagagatccacctgcctctgcctctcaagtgctgggattaaaggcgtgcgccaccaccgcccggcaacacatcttaaaataatattccacaacagtgctGCAACTTTCTATGTCTCCAGGTGGCATGTGGAGCTCCCTACCACCATCCTGGTCCTGAGATTCAGTGGCTGCCTGCTGTTTGCTCTCACCTCCCAGCATGGACAGGGGCAGCCTCCTGCCCTTCCAGCTCTGGTGCCCCAGGCCCTTTGGAACGTATTCCCAGAACCAGCCACGCCCGCCTTCCGCGGCCCTCAAGCCTCCCGCCTGCTCTGACGCCAGCAGTGGGGCTGAGCCTGACCATGGGCCTGCACACTCAGAGAACACGCCGCCTGCCTTGGCTGCAGAAGCCCCCACCTCCCAGCATGCTCCACTCCTCTCTTCAGCAGCCGCTGGCGACGAGGGTCGAGTTCTGCTAGACACGTGGTATGTAATCAAGCCTGGAAATACAAAGGAGAAGGTGGCCTTCTTTGTGGCCCACCAGTGTGGCGGGGGTAGCCGGGCCAGCTCTATGAAGGTCAAAGGGCACTGGGGCAGCGATAGCTCCAAAGCCAAGAGGAGGAGGCGCTGCCTTGAGCCCACCAAGGCTCCTCCAGACCCCGGGGGCAGAGGAGGAGCCCCCGCCACTGAGGGGGCCCCCACGGCATCCGGGGATGATGTGGACCTGCTCTCCGTCGCAGAAATGGTGGCTCTGGTGGAACAGAGAGCTGCCCTGGCCCTGCAGAGTTACCCGCGCCCCACCACCCCAGCCCCGGTGGTCTTTGTGTCAGCTGAGCAAGGAGGACCCGCCAAGGGGCTGGGGTCAGAGAGGCGGGCTGCCGGGGGTGACTGCAGCCGCGTGGCCGAGGCAGTGGCCCACTTCGAGGCCCAGCGGGACAGCCCCCCAACCAAGGGTCTGCGTAAGGAGGAGCGGCCAGGGCCCGGGCCTGGTGAGGTGCGGATCGCTTTCCGTATCTCCAATGGCCGAGAGCCCCGTTCACCAGATGGCAGTTTACCTACTTGGAGCGGAGGCCGGCCTGGTAGTCCCTACTCTGGTAGTCCTGGGCCTGGGGCTCGAGCCAAAGACAAAATCACTTGCGACTTGTACCAGCTCATCAGCCCCTCCAGGGATGCCCTTCCCAGCAACATGGAGTTCCTGCTGGCCAGGGCAGACGAAGCCAGTGAAGGGGAGACGCCAGCCCCGGCCAGGCCTGAGGATGCGCCCCcagcaccccctccaccccctgcccGAGACTGTGGAGCATCAGGATTCCATGTGGATGTGGTGGTGACGGGGGTAGTGGACGAGTGCATCTTCTTTGGCAAAGATGGCACCAAGAACGTGAAGGAAGAGACTGTCTGCTTGACAGTGAGCCCGGAGGAGCCACCACCCCCTGGTCAGCTCTTCTTCCTCCAGTCCCGGGGTCCAGAAGGGCCCCCCGAGCCACCCCCAGCGGATACCCCAAGCACAGTGCCAGGCCCTGACGATCCTGAGGGCACAGCAGACACCTCCCTGTGCCGCCTGTACCGGCACGTGTCACATGACTTCCTGGAGATTCGCTTCAAGATCCAGCGTCTTCTGGAGCCGCGGCAGTACATGCTGCTGCTGCCTGAGCATGTGCTGGTCAAGATCTTCAGCTTCCTGCCCACCCGAGCCCTGGCAGCCCTTAAGTGCACCTGCCACCACTTCAAGGGCATCATCGAGGCTTTTGGTGTGCGCGCCACGGACTCACGCTGGAACCGGGACCCGCTCTATCGCGATGACCCTTGTAAGCAGTGCCGCAAGAGATACGAGAAGGGCGATGTGTCCCTGTGCCGCTGGCACCCCAAGCCCTACCACCATGACCTGCCTTACGGACGCTCCTACTGGATGTGCTGCCGCAGAGCTGATCGCGAGACCCCGGGCTGTCGCCTGGGCCTGCACGACAACAACTGGGTGCTGCCGTGCAGTGGAGTGGGTGGGGGCCGGGCCGGCCGGGAGGAGGGGAGGTGAAGCCCGGGGTGAGGGGACACCCGCCGTACCTAAGCCCTTCCTGCTTTGCTGGGCGCTGGGGACCAGGAATGAGTCACCAGCCAACACCTACAGTCCATCCAGCGTTGATCTCCCCTAGAACTGGGACCAGGTTTGGGGGTTGACGGGGTAAATGCCCCGGTTGACCCCTGTTGGTTTTTTACTCTTCAGAGCCAGGGCCATGGACCCTCAGAGAgggttgtgttttgttgttttttatgagCATCTCAGTTGCGCCTCCATCAAGCCCTAAGCCCACCCCTGAGTCTGTCCACCCCAGGGACCCACCAGCAGGGAGCAGACGGCAGCTAATTTTGGTACCACCTGAGGCTTTTCCTCAAGCTGGCCCTCCCCATTGTGTGCCCCCCAGTTCTTTGTCTGTGGGGCTGTGTCCACCCGAAGGGCTGCAGTCTCGGAGGTTGACGCCCCAGGCCGTTAGCTTGCAACTCCATTTGGCACTTTCTGGAGGCAGCCCACCATTTCTAGATGTTTTCCTCGTTAAATAATGATTTCTTCCCAACTACcagtctccctctccccacagggAAAGTGAAACCCCTGCAAGTGTAGAGACCCCTCTTCAAGCTCTTGTCACTGACTCCCAAGTAAAGCTGTGAAGCCCCTTGCCTCAGAGGGCAAGGACAGTGGGTCTCAATTTCTAGGGAATTCTTCCTTCCACTTGGGGTTCTCAGTGAGGCATTTGGGTCTCTGCCCCCCACAAGCCACAAGTTTCTTAAGGATCTTTTGGTTAACTGGGGCCGTGATTTTTAGGCAGTTTggtccaagatttttttttttttaatttatttttgttttttgaaggcatggtttctctgtgtagccctggctatcctagaacttactctgtagaccaggctggcctcaaactcagagatctgcctgcctctgcctcctgagtgctgggattaaaggcatgggccaccaccacccagcaatccaagattttatttgggttttttcctcttttggggtgttttgttttctcattcattGTGGTTCTGGAAGCTTCTAGTGTGTGGCATCTGACCAATTTTGAATTGGTCCTTTCTATAAAATCAATATTTATAAAGGAGGGCCAGACTGGTCTGTGTGATGTTAAGGGAAGGGATTTGGTAACagaagagacccacagcctgTGCTTGGCAGGGTGGgatgggaaaggaggagaaggggcCCTGCTTCTTTAGGAGTCCAGCATCAGGTGAGTTTGGGGCCTCGGGTCACCGTTGTGTGGTGCTTTGGCAGTGGTCCTCATTGCTGTGGTCTATGACTGCAGGAATTCCTGCTGCCCCTGTGGTACGGGAAGGGAAGTCCCCTTCATGGTGGAGCTGCTGCACAGACACTGAATACCTCTCAATCCATCAGAACTTCCCAGATACACTGGGGATGGGACCCAAGTTAAAACCATAGGCTCTTTCATTCTCGGTATcattttgtgcacatgtgtgtgatgtgatgcATGGGTGGtagttgtggaatatttgtttaatgatgcaaagatgtgctgcattcttttatgttgcatttgtttaacactgtgaagctgtgttactgtgcctgtctaaaacacctgattggtctaataaagaactaaatggccaatagctaggcaggagagggacaggcagagctgccaggcagagagaataaataggagaaaaagaatgagagagggtgaggggtgaggggaggacaCCATGGTCCAGCCATACAAACAGCCAcgaagtaagaaggaaagaaaagtatatagaatagagaaagataaaagcccagaggcgaaacataaaagagaaacaggttaatttaataaaagctggctagaaacaagccaagctaaggccgggcattcgtaagtaataagtctctgtgtatttatttgggagctggtggctgCCCCCCAAagagttctttattagaccaatcaggtgttttagaaaagcacaggaacacagcttcactgaGTTAAATAAGAATGCAACAAACAGatactccacagcataaacaaatcttaaatatTCATAACAGGTAGTGCAGGTGCACACAGGACACAGCACTAACATGCAGGTCTCTCCTCCCACTGTAGGCTCTAGGGATCGagctgaggtcatcaggcttacgcAGCAAGTGCTTCTACCCACTGAAGCCTTTTCACAGGCCTGTAAAATTCATTTCACAACACCTTATACATATAATCGAATgaatttgtgcgtgtgtgtgtgttgctgaggatggaacccaagatcacatgtgctaggcaaatgctctaccactgagccacacccccagcccctcactgggggattctaggcaggggctctaccactgagccataccccagcccctcactgggggattctaggcaggggctctaccactgagccacacccccagcccctcactgggggattctaggcaggggctctaccactgagccacaccccagcctctcactgggggattctaggcaggtgctgtaGGTACTAAGCTGCATTCTCAGCTCattttgagataggtctcactAAATTGTCCAGCTTTGCATTTATTCTATACCAGGTGGGCCTTGAGCTAGGTGAGCTGGGATTAATGGAACTattcatcacacctggctcttattttatatcctaagttATGGTTCAGATTCCCATGAAATCTGCAGTTCACCAGGAAAACCAATGGACACCCTCATTAACACTCCATCTGACTGAGATGAAGGTGGTTTTTCACACGTGCTCACAAGTGCTAGGTGACTGAGCTGCCCCTCAACCTGGTTCCGACACCTACGTTCTCCTCAGGTGTAATTGCTAAGCAACTCCACATTCACCAAACTGGCCTTAATGATAAGGTGCTCCAAATTCAGTTAATGAGGAGGTCCCACAAatgtttattccttttttgttttttgagacagggtttctctgtatatcaggctggccttgaactcagaggtccgcctgcctctctgctttccgagtgctgggattaaaggattccACAAGCCAgtcggtggtgatgcacgcctttagtcccagcattcgggtggcagaggcaagcggatctctgtgagttccaggacagcctgggctgttacacagaagaaccttgtctcaaaaaaccgaaaaaaagAATTCCACGATACCCACTCTGTTACTATCCTGCCCCTCCCACTGGTCCTGGTTCAGTGGGTTTGGGGTAGATCTTAGAAGCCCGTTGATTTGCATGGACTTAGGAAGCAACCCCTGGCTGGCTGTGTCGGGGTAGAAACCTGttctccagcactcaggactgggtaggaggattgggagtttgtGGCCAACATGAACTGCACAGTTCCAGGGACGTCGGGGCTATACAGTTaggccctgtctttaaaaaaaaacaaaaacaaaaaatagtgctgggtgtggtgacttgtgcttttaatcccagcggaGGTGGAGTCAGGTGGATCCCTTGTCCCTTCCTTCATGGCAAGCTTGCTCTACAAAAGGAAATGGTGGTCCAGGGTTGCCTGGGTCCAGGGACACGTAGTCTGTTCAGTCCATTCCCACTGTCAAACTAAGTATTTCCCAAAGTATCATCTGAGGCAGCTTCATTTGAAGTACTTCTCATAAGGGGGTTCCACTTTGAGAACCACTTCATTCTCTCTAACCTGCAAGATCTCACCTCGAGTGTGCAAACTCATTTAATGTCGTTTCCCAGTGGGAACTGTGGCCTTCGCTTCCCCTTAGCCCGAGTCAAGCAGAAGGTCAAGCACCGAGCTAGTCTCCGTCCTGAGTTCTGAACCCGTGCCTACGAGGGAGTCAGAACTGGGTCCATGCAGCAGCAAGATGCCGTTCTGAGAAATAAACTGACATAAAACATTAGCCACAGAGGATTCATTTGGTTGGTAGTGCTGTTCAGGTACCAGCCCATGACACATCATTTGGTCCCTGGGAACTTCTAGACCAGTCCGTTTACTTGAGGACAGAAGCCAAAAATATTCTTTTGGCTCTCTCATACCCTCAGTGTTCCTGGCATGTCCTTGAAATGCAGTGCCTTGAGATGGTTGTAGCATACATCTGAGGTGAGCCTGGCCACCCTGCACTGGCTCAAGATGCCCCTGTCATGTCCCCAGCTGAGTGTTAAGATCCTTCTAAGGTTTGGTCTGCAGGCTAGAGTCCCAGGTACTCGGCCAGGAACACAGCAAGGATGCGGCTCAGGTTGTGCACGGTGGACGGGTGGAGGTTGGCCTCAGTGTcggcaggtgtgtgccacacagcAGGGAAGGGCGTGGCGATGAGGTGGAGCACCGGGACCCCTGGAGGGGACAGGAGATAGGGCCTCCAGCTGCAACCCACAGCTGCTACAGAGCACCCCTCAACCCACAGCCACAGAAGATAGTGCTAGCACTTATATAACCTCTCAACCCACGACCTTGGGCatctaagcaagtgctctacccctgagttaCATGCCCAAGCCCTGAAGAATGATTCTAAATGTGAGAGGGTACACATTGTTTAAGAAAAGTagttagagctgggtgtggtgatgcatgcctttaatcctagtacttgggaggccaaggtaggcagatctctgagttcgaggtcatcctggatctacaaagtgaattccaggacagtcagagctacacagagaaaccctgtctttatctcttttttgtttggggattttgttgttgtttttgctttaattattatctgtattttatgtgcattggtgatgtacctgcatgtatgtctgtgtgagagtgttggaacccttgaactggagttacagacagttgtgagctaccacatgggtgctgggaattgaacctggatcctctggaaggcagccagtgctcttaaccattgagccatctttccagcccttttttgtttttttaagacaggactcctctgtgtaaccctggctgtcctggagccagttctgtagatcaggctggccttgaaactcatggagatcctcctg
The nucleotide sequence above comes from Peromyscus maniculatus bairdii isolate BWxNUB_F1_BW_parent chromosome 1, HU_Pman_BW_mat_3.1, whole genome shotgun sequence. Encoded proteins:
- the Fbxo46 gene encoding F-box only protein 46 — encoded protein: MDRGSLLPFQLWCPRPFGTYSQNQPRPPSAALKPPACSDASSGAEPDHGPAHSENTPPALAAEAPTSQHAPLLSSAAAGDEGRVLLDTWYVIKPGNTKEKVAFFVAHQCGGGSRASSMKVKGHWGSDSSKAKRRRRCLEPTKAPPDPGGRGGAPATEGAPTASGDDVDLLSVAEMVALVEQRAALALQSYPRPTTPAPVVFVSAEQGGPAKGLGSERRAAGGDCSRVAEAVAHFEAQRDSPPTKGLRKEERPGPGPGEVRIAFRISNGREPRSPDGSLPTWSGGRPGSPYSGSPGPGARAKDKITCDLYQLISPSRDALPSNMEFLLARADEASEGETPAPARPEDAPPAPPPPPARDCGASGFHVDVVVTGVVDECIFFGKDGTKNVKEETVCLTVSPEEPPPPGQLFFLQSRGPEGPPEPPPADTPSTVPGPDDPEGTADTSLCRLYRHVSHDFLEIRFKIQRLLEPRQYMLLLPEHVLVKIFSFLPTRALAALKCTCHHFKGIIEAFGVRATDSRWNRDPLYRDDPCKQCRKRYEKGDVSLCRWHPKPYHHDLPYGRSYWMCCRRADRETPGCRLGLHDNNWVLPCSGVGGGRAGREEGR